The Pedobacter roseus genome contains a region encoding:
- a CDS encoding non-ribosomal peptide synthetase: MVKELLTKLKSHNVLLKLVNDELIVKFPKGKTSASLINEIKNNKQNIIQYLLATYTYSDTKIPKIDFQTNSYALSSSQRRLWILSQFPEANVAYNMPGVYIFSGSVNADGLFHSFSQLQERHEILRTVFREDGEGVVRQVVLTSSESGFFLEQRDLQGKDASFVDSVVESDFVRPFDLSSGPLFRAGLYRVSQDRWVFTYVMHHIISDGWSMGILIRELLSLYNSYVLGEENALPPLRIQYRDYAAWQQAELSGSRYEEHRSYWLDHLSGELPVLELLGGRARPSVKTYNGGVVHRMLGSDLSSGLRSLSQERGATLFMGLLACVNVLLYRYSGQSDLIIGTPMAGREHSDLEDQIGFYVNTVALRSRFSGSDSFLELVDHVRGVSLGAYEHQAYPFDELLEELHLQRDMSRSPLFDVQVVLNEIKEENRNLSELNVEKYDVSLKTSRFDIVFSFVDNNEKLGLSIVYNSDIYDEPAMLRMSGHFEHLLSGLLSSPDAPVGDIDYLGTVERSLLLGDFNSTGSDYPRDRSIVDLFEEQVLLCPEHTAVVYGSARLSYSELNMLSNRLAHYLREVHGIGAGDLVGILQDRSDLLIVSILGVLKSGGAYVPIDPDYPRDRIDYMLKDSGCGILLTQTEYVFGLESFPGELFAVDIQLSGLDTSAENPVGVSGADDLAYVIYTSGSTGIPKGVMIEHGAIVNTILSQIKTFKIKAKASGIQFASSSFDASVSEIFIILTSGGTLFVVEEVTKLDPSLFEDYLQVNVIDILTLPPSYLRLLNLDKIKTLDTLISAGESADLQDAKEFSKYGNYFNAYGPTECSICVSVFKVIDKLTNVRLIPIGRPISNSRVYILDVSGHLCGIGIPGEICVSGAGLARGYLNRPELTAERFVPNPYLAGELMYLTGDIGRWLADGNIEFLGRADDQVKVRGYRIELGEIESVLQGHADVDSCVVVARENSSGDKDLIAYVVGSEGLDVSVLRGYLGGMLPQYMVPGHYVGLASLPLTPNGKVDRRSLPDPEGLELGSGREYVAPRTETERALVSIWQDVLGKEGIGVKDNFFELGGDSIKILRIISEFRNTMHIDLSISEVYKGGTIESILNQSSLGHMIREDNGLRLLEIDNWIEELKLKILSVDNFLDKENIEDIYPMSDIEKGMTYGSVLNRDSSVYHDQMVQRKIFSDFDIGRFSSALDFLIEKHSILRTGFNLTDYETEIQIVYKKVSIPLTYENISDISRGEQEIAIQEFMKAEIGSFNDISRAPLWQMNVFNLGENELVFVFQSHHAIIDGWSESMFLTELNNLYLRLEKEPDYRPDKLKTSYRDFILQHELDKSNVSIKSFWKKELEGHTRLDIFAGEEETERYSFSVDSDTVAAITDFAQKSKISVKSVALSAFVYLLKVLEYGEEVITGVVTNTRPTCEDSDKILGCFLNTIPFRVKFDEDKSCSSFMADINQKLIELKAYERLSLLEIAKGEDKPSKSGNPFFDVIFNYVDFHSYNDILHEEKENEKMLSKMEIGSFGKTNTYLDFTVNVTGGQFGIGVSLNKKLKSNFSSEKFCKTYSAILSALILTPDLRFSSLNYLSSTEQEEILYRFNPPAAPYSNERTLIELFQQQVIQNPENVAVHFGTQKLSYRKLDTISNQLAFFLIDNYRIKRGDFIGIALQRSEWIIVSILAVIKTGAAYVPIDVDFPRERIDFIKDDSNCKLIIDRSFLNRFKAVDKTGTDHDLPRVNQPTDLIYLMYTSGSTGSPKGCMLQHNSIINRIEWMWQKYNFTSNDVFLQKTSFTFDVSVWELLMPICFGASMVVCNKKDIVSPLRLLKLVERNRISCIHFVPSALDSFMFSVFNDDKLVRSLESLRLVITSGEELKLSTTKKWYSKIMTPIYNLYGPTEAAIDVTFFDTSRDDLKILIGKPIWNTQIFILNGGNQLCPVGVPGEICISGVGLSRGYHNNEKLTSKVFVTNPFFPAQKMYKTGDVGRWLCDGNIEFLGRTDDQVKVRGHRIELGEIEYALSNVSEIEQAKVLTLKDKDGTNALAAYYVTDNNSCFTLNRIVKNRSTFSNPILYEVDQMSFYSTNKSELHYLYNEIFTDAIYNRHGIVLSEGNTIIDIGANVGLFSIYANLQAPNLKIFAFEPIPAIFEILKLNTELYRGDFRVFNFGISRKSETVALNYYPNASIFSGRYSNEADLPNTLKTYFRNSNDLSVRYEEEIAELIDDKLYFEACECQLKSLSDVIFQNNITKIDLLKIDVEMAELDVLDGISEEDWKKINQIVIEVHDVDGRLDIIREILTLKNFSYLVEQSKHLTNTKLYNIFAFSQSFNDNIPRKIQIGKDKKEWYSLSSFNLYLNQSLTRFLPDYMQPDFFIPVSSIPLNHNGKVDKRSLLLNISLSNDLIEFIGPGDEIQSRLIDIWQNILDVPKIGILNSFFDLGGHSLKVANLVASIHRAFGVKISVKEIFANPTIEKLSEVIKANQWLSKPQSDLTNGNTFEI, encoded by the coding sequence ATGGTGAAAGAACTTCTAACTAAACTAAAAAGTCATAATGTTTTGCTGAAATTAGTAAACGATGAACTGATTGTTAAATTTCCTAAAGGAAAAACTAGTGCATCTTTGATAAACGAAATTAAGAATAACAAACAAAATATCATTCAGTATTTGTTAGCTACGTATACATATTCTGATACAAAAATTCCAAAGATTGACTTTCAAACTAATTCTTATGCTTTGTCATCGTCCCAGCGCCGATTATGGATATTGAGCCAGTTTCCTGAGGCGAATGTGGCATACAATATGCCCGGTGTTTATATTTTCAGCGGTTCGGTGAACGCGGATGGTCTTTTTCACAGTTTTTCACAGCTGCAGGAGCGGCATGAGATCCTGCGTACGGTTTTCCGGGAGGATGGTGAGGGTGTTGTCCGTCAGGTCGTTCTTACTTCGTCTGAGAGCGGTTTCTTTCTTGAGCAGCGGGACCTTCAGGGAAAAGATGCTTCTTTTGTCGATTCGGTTGTTGAGTCCGATTTTGTTCGTCCCTTTGATCTTTCGTCAGGCCCTCTTTTCCGGGCTGGTCTTTACCGTGTATCGCAGGACCGCTGGGTCTTCACCTATGTGATGCACCATATCATAAGCGATGGCTGGAGCATGGGTATACTTATCCGTGAGCTTCTTTCTCTCTACAACAGTTATGTTCTTGGTGAAGAGAACGCTTTGCCTCCCTTGCGTATCCAGTACCGGGATTACGCCGCCTGGCAGCAGGCCGAATTGTCGGGTTCCCGTTATGAGGAACACCGTTCCTACTGGCTGGACCATCTGTCGGGTGAGCTTCCAGTTCTTGAGCTCTTAGGCGGCCGAGCCCGCCCATCGGTAAAGACATACAATGGTGGTGTTGTACACCGTATGCTGGGTTCAGATCTGAGCAGTGGCCTGAGATCTTTGAGCCAGGAACGGGGCGCTACGCTTTTCATGGGCCTACTGGCATGCGTTAATGTTCTGCTATACCGCTACAGCGGCCAGAGCGATCTGATCATAGGTACGCCTATGGCCGGTCGTGAGCATTCTGACCTTGAGGACCAGATCGGTTTCTATGTGAATACGGTAGCACTACGGAGCCGTTTTTCGGGTTCGGACAGTTTTCTTGAACTGGTTGACCATGTCCGTGGGGTAAGCCTTGGGGCCTATGAGCACCAGGCCTATCCGTTCGATGAGCTGCTGGAAGAACTTCACCTGCAGCGTGACATGAGCAGAAGTCCCCTGTTTGATGTTCAGGTTGTCTTAAATGAAATCAAAGAAGAAAACAGGAATCTTTCTGAGCTAAATGTAGAAAAATACGATGTAAGCTTGAAAACGAGTCGGTTTGATATTGTTTTTAGTTTTGTCGATAACAATGAGAAGTTAGGATTAAGTATTGTCTACAACAGTGACATTTATGATGAGCCGGCGATGTTGCGTATGTCCGGCCATTTTGAGCATCTCCTTTCCGGCCTGCTGTCCAGTCCAGATGCTCCCGTTGGGGATATTGATTATCTTGGTACTGTGGAGCGTTCGCTGTTATTGGGGGATTTCAATTCGACAGGTTCAGACTATCCGCGGGACCGCAGTATAGTTGATCTTTTCGAGGAGCAGGTTCTGCTCTGCCCCGAGCATACAGCAGTAGTTTATGGTTCAGCGCGTCTGAGCTACAGCGAACTGAACATGCTTTCCAACCGTCTTGCCCATTATCTCCGGGAGGTCCATGGCATCGGTGCGGGCGATCTTGTGGGGATCCTTCAGGACCGCAGTGATTTGCTGATCGTTTCTATTCTGGGTGTTCTTAAATCTGGAGGGGCCTATGTTCCCATCGACCCTGACTATCCCCGGGATCGGATTGATTACATGCTAAAGGATAGTGGATGCGGAATCCTTCTCACGCAGACCGAATATGTCTTTGGTCTGGAGTCTTTTCCGGGCGAACTTTTCGCTGTCGATATCCAGCTATCTGGTCTGGATACCTCGGCAGAAAACCCTGTAGGAGTTTCTGGGGCTGATGACCTTGCGTATGTGATCTACACTTCGGGTTCCACGGGAATCCCAAAGGGTGTAATGATTGAACATGGAGCTATTGTAAATACAATTTTAAGCCAAATAAAGACATTTAAGATTAAGGCAAAAGCTTCGGGGATTCAGTTCGCTTCATCGTCGTTTGATGCTTCTGTTTCAGAGATATTTATTATACTGACATCGGGTGGAACCCTTTTTGTTGTCGAAGAGGTCACTAAATTGGACCCGTCATTATTTGAAGATTATCTTCAGGTCAATGTGATTGATATTCTAACCCTTCCACCATCTTACCTTCGATTGCTTAATTTGGATAAAATCAAAACTCTCGATACATTAATTTCTGCTGGTGAATCCGCAGATTTACAAGATGCTAAAGAATTTTCGAAATACGGAAACTATTTCAATGCCTATGGCCCAACTGAGTGTAGTATTTGTGTTTCAGTATTTAAAGTTATAGATAAACTCACTAATGTTCGCTTAATTCCTATCGGGCGTCCTATTTCAAACAGCCGTGTTTATATACTTGACGTTTCGGGCCATCTTTGCGGTATCGGCATTCCGGGTGAGATCTGTGTTTCCGGTGCAGGACTAGCGCGGGGCTACCTTAACCGTCCCGAGCTGACTGCGGAGCGTTTTGTTCCGAACCCTTATCTGGCTGGGGAGCTGATGTACCTTACGGGTGACATCGGCCGCTGGCTGGCTGACGGTAACATTGAGTTCCTGGGGCGTGCTGATGACCAGGTGAAGGTCCGTGGTTACCGGATCGAGCTTGGGGAGATCGAGAGTGTTCTCCAGGGTCATGCGGATGTTGATTCGTGTGTTGTGGTTGCGCGTGAGAACAGTTCGGGGGATAAGGACCTTATCGCTTATGTGGTGGGTTCGGAAGGCCTTGACGTATCGGTCCTGCGGGGCTACCTTGGGGGCATGCTTCCCCAGTACATGGTTCCCGGCCATTATGTGGGGCTTGCCTCTCTTCCGCTGACGCCAAACGGTAAGGTGGACCGCCGTTCCCTTCCGGATCCAGAGGGGCTTGAGCTTGGCAGCGGGAGGGAGTATGTTGCTCCGCGCACAGAGACGGAGCGTGCACTGGTTTCGATCTGGCAGGATGTACTTGGAAAGGAGGGGATTGGGGTAAAAGACAACTTTTTCGAACTTGGGGGGGATTCTATAAAGATCCTGCGAATAATAAGTGAGTTTCGTAATACCATGCATATTGATCTGAGCATATCAGAAGTTTACAAAGGGGGAACTATTGAGAGTATACTAAATCAGTCTTCTCTGGGACATATGATTCGTGAAGATAATGGGCTGCGATTACTGGAGATCGATAATTGGATTGAAGAGCTCAAGCTTAAAATTCTTTCTGTAGATAACTTTTTAGATAAGGAAAATATAGAAGATATCTACCCAATGAGCGATATTGAGAAGGGAATGACATATGGATCGGTTTTAAATCGGGACTCCAGCGTTTACCATGATCAAATGGTTCAGAGAAAAATTTTCAGCGATTTTGACATCGGTCGTTTCTCTTCCGCATTAGACTTTCTTATTGAAAAACATTCTATTTTGAGAACCGGATTCAATCTTACAGATTACGAAACTGAAATTCAAATCGTCTATAAAAAAGTATCAATCCCATTGACCTATGAAAATATATCAGATATTTCAAGGGGAGAACAGGAAATTGCTATACAGGAGTTTATGAAGGCGGAAATAGGCAGTTTTAACGATATATCAAGGGCTCCTCTTTGGCAGATGAATGTTTTTAATTTAGGTGAAAATGAGTTAGTGTTTGTTTTTCAGTCCCACCATGCGATAATAGACGGATGGAGTGAATCCATGTTTTTGACTGAACTGAATAATTTATATTTACGTTTAGAAAAGGAACCTGATTATAGGCCAGACAAGCTAAAAACAAGTTATAGAGATTTTATACTCCAACATGAACTAGACAAGAGCAATGTTTCTATAAAATCTTTCTGGAAAAAGGAATTGGAAGGGCATACACGCTTAGACATCTTTGCGGGTGAGGAGGAGACGGAGCGCTACTCATTCTCTGTGGACAGCGATACTGTTGCGGCAATAACAGATTTTGCACAAAAATCAAAGATTAGCGTCAAATCAGTTGCATTAAGTGCGTTTGTTTACCTGTTAAAGGTTCTGGAATACGGAGAAGAAGTAATCACAGGTGTTGTAACCAATACGCGTCCAACATGTGAGGATAGTGACAAGATCTTAGGTTGCTTTCTAAATACAATTCCTTTCAGGGTAAAATTTGATGAGGACAAATCCTGTTCTTCCTTTATGGCTGATATTAACCAGAAATTAATTGAGCTAAAAGCCTACGAAAGATTGAGCCTGTTAGAAATTGCAAAGGGTGAGGACAAACCATCGAAATCAGGTAATCCATTCTTCGATGTGATTTTTAACTATGTCGATTTCCACAGCTATAACGATATCCTACACGAAGAAAAAGAAAATGAAAAAATGTTATCAAAAATGGAGATCGGCAGTTTTGGTAAAACGAATACTTATTTAGATTTTACGGTCAATGTCACTGGGGGGCAATTCGGTATCGGTGTTAGTCTAAACAAAAAATTAAAATCCAATTTTAGTTCAGAGAAATTTTGTAAGACATATTCCGCGATTCTATCCGCTCTGATTTTGACTCCAGATTTACGCTTCAGTTCTTTAAATTATCTATCATCAACTGAACAGGAGGAAATACTATATCGATTCAATCCACCAGCGGCACCTTATTCAAATGAACGAACTTTGATCGAACTTTTTCAACAGCAGGTAATTCAAAATCCAGAGAATGTTGCTGTACATTTTGGAACCCAAAAACTAAGCTATAGAAAGCTAGATACCATATCGAATCAATTGGCCTTTTTTTTAATAGATAATTATCGAATAAAACGTGGAGATTTTATTGGGATAGCTCTACAAAGAAGCGAATGGATTATTGTTTCAATTTTAGCAGTTATAAAAACAGGTGCCGCTTATGTTCCAATAGATGTTGATTTTCCAAGAGAACGGATTGATTTTATTAAAGACGATTCCAATTGCAAATTAATAATTGACAGGTCCTTTCTGAATAGATTTAAGGCTGTAGATAAGACAGGGACAGATCATGATTTGCCTAGAGTAAATCAACCGACAGATTTAATTTACTTGATGTATACTTCAGGTTCAACCGGTAGTCCCAAAGGCTGCATGCTTCAGCACAATAGCATCATAAACAGAATAGAATGGATGTGGCAGAAGTATAACTTTACTTCCAATGATGTTTTTTTGCAAAAAACATCGTTTACATTCGATGTTTCGGTTTGGGAACTTTTGATGCCAATTTGTTTCGGAGCATCTATGGTTGTTTGTAATAAGAAAGACATAGTATCTCCTTTGAGGCTGTTGAAGCTAGTGGAGAGAAATCGAATTTCGTGTATTCATTTTGTGCCAAGCGCTTTGGATTCATTTATGTTTTCAGTATTTAATGATGATAAGCTGGTTCGAAGCCTAGAAAGTTTACGTTTAGTTATCACTAGTGGAGAAGAACTCAAATTGTCAACAACAAAGAAATGGTATTCCAAAATTATGACACCAATCTATAATTTGTATGGTCCAACTGAAGCAGCAATTGACGTAACATTTTTTGATACAAGTAGAGATGACTTGAAGATTTTAATTGGAAAACCAATATGGAATACCCAAATCTTTATTCTAAACGGAGGAAATCAGTTATGTCCGGTCGGCGTTCCTGGTGAAATTTGCATAAGTGGTGTTGGCTTATCTAGGGGATATCATAATAATGAAAAACTGACTTCTAAAGTATTTGTGACCAATCCCTTCTTCCCAGCACAAAAGATGTATAAAACGGGAGACGTAGGAAGATGGCTATGTGATGGAAATATTGAGTTTTTAGGAAGGACTGATGACCAGGTAAAGGTCCGGGGTCATAGAATCGAACTGGGTGAAATTGAATATGCACTGTCAAATGTAAGTGAAATCGAGCAGGCCAAAGTTTTGACCCTAAAAGATAAAGATGGCACTAATGCCCTCGCGGCATATTATGTTACTGACAACAATAGTTGTTTTACCTTAAATAGAATTGTTAAAAATCGCTCCACTTTCAGTAACCCGATTTTGTATGAGGTAGATCAAATGTCCTTTTATTCCACTAATAAGTCAGAACTACATTACCTATATAACGAGATTTTTACTGATGCTATCTATAATAGACATGGAATTGTACTTTCTGAGGGGAATACAATAATAGACATTGGTGCAAATGTTGGTTTATTCAGTATTTATGCTAACCTACAAGCTCCAAATTTAAAAATATTCGCATTTGAGCCAATCCCTGCAATATTTGAGATATTAAAACTCAATACTGAATTGTATCGAGGTGATTTTCGAGTCTTCAATTTTGGTATTTCGAGAAAAAGTGAAACAGTTGCGTTAAATTATTATCCAAACGCAAGTATTTTTTCTGGAAGATATTCTAATGAAGCAGACCTTCCCAACACTCTAAAAACATACTTTAGAAATAGTAACGATTTGAGTGTTAGATATGAAGAAGAGATCGCAGAATTAATTGATGATAAACTCTATTTTGAAGCTTGCGAATGTCAACTGAAAAGTCTTTCAGATGTTATTTTTCAAAATAACATCACGAAGATAGATCTTTTAAAAATTGATGTAGAGATGGCTGAATTAGATGTTTTAGATGGGATATCGGAAGAAGATTGGAAAAAAATCAATCAGATTGTAATTGAAGTTCATGATGTTGACGGAAGACTCGACATAATTCGGGAAATTTTGACTTTGAAAAATTTCAGCTACTTGGTTGAACAGAGTAAACATTTAACGAACACTAAACTATATAATATTTTTGCCTTTTCTCAGTCTTTTAATGACAATATTCCTAGGAAAATTCAAATCGGTAAAGATAAAAAGGAGTGGTATAGTCTCAGTTCTTTTAACTTATATCTTAATCAATCCTTGACTAGATTTTTACCTGATTATATGCAACCGGATTTTTTTATTCCGGTTTCAAGCATTCCTTTAAATCATAATGGAAAGGTTGATAAAAGATCGTTGTTATTAAATATATCATTATCTAATGATCTTATTGAATTTATTGGTCCAGGTGACGAAATACAGAGTAGACTAATTGACATTTGGCAAAATATCTTGGATGTGCCCAAAATAGGGATTTTGAATAGTTTTTTCGATTTAGGAGGGCATAGTCTCAAAGTTGCAAATCTTGTTGCCTCTATACATAGAGCGTTTGGTGTTAAGATTAGTGTAAAAGAGATCTTCGCAAATCCTACAATCGAAAAACTTAGCGAAGTTATAAAAGCTAACCAATGGCTATCAAAACCACAGTCTGATTTAACTAACGGAAATACTTTTGAGATATGA
- a CDS encoding condensation domain-containing protein gives MLIEQAQKDSFSFISAVPGSGSYALSSSQRRLWILSQFPEANVAYNMPGVYVFSGSVNADGLFHSFSQLQERHEILRTVFREDGEGVVRQVVLTSSESGFFLEQRDLQGKDASFVDSVVESDFVRPFDLSSGPLFRAGLYRVSQDRWVFTYVMHHIISDGWSMGILIRELLSLYNSYVLGEENALPPLRIQYRDYAAWQQAELSGSRYEEHRSYWLDHLSGELPVLELLGGRARPSVKTYNGGVVHRMLGSDLSSGLRSLSQERGATLFMGLLACVNVLLYRYSGQSDLIIGTPMAGREHSDLEDQIGFYVNTVALRSRFSGSDSFLELVDHVRG, from the coding sequence ATGCTAATTGAGCAGGCCCAAAAGGATTCTTTTTCTTTCATTTCCGCTGTTCCCGGATCTGGTTCTTATGCTTTGTCATCGTCCCAGCGCCGATTATGGATATTGAGCCAGTTTCCTGAGGCGAATGTGGCATACAATATGCCCGGTGTTTATGTTTTCAGCGGTTCGGTGAACGCGGATGGTCTTTTTCACAGTTTTTCACAGCTGCAGGAGCGGCATGAGATCCTGCGTACGGTTTTCCGGGAGGATGGTGAGGGTGTTGTCCGTCAGGTTGTTCTTACTTCGTCTGAGAGCGGTTTCTTTCTTGAGCAGCGGGACCTTCAGGGAAAAGATGCTTCTTTTGTCGATTCGGTTGTCGAGTCCGATTTTGTTCGTCCCTTTGATCTTTCGTCAGGCCCTCTTTTCCGGGCTGGTCTTTACCGTGTATCGCAGGACCGCTGGGTCTTCACCTATGTGATGCACCATATCATAAGCGATGGCTGGAGCATGGGTATACTTATCCGTGAGCTTCTTTCTCTCTACAACAGTTATGTTCTTGGTGAAGAGAACGCTTTGCCTCCCTTGCGTATCCAGTACCGGGATTACGCCGCCTGGCAGCAGGCCGAGTTGTCGGGTTCCCGTTATGAGGAACACCGTTCCTACTGGCTGGACCATCTGTCGGGTGAGCTTCCTGTTCTTGAGCTCTTAGGTGGCCGAGCCCGCCCATCGGTAAAGACATACAATGGTGGTGTTGTACACCGTATGCTCGGTTCAGATCTGAGCAGTGGCCTGAGATCTTTGAGCCAGGAACGGGGCGCTACGCTTTTCATGGGCCTACTGGCGTGCGTTAATGTTCTGCTATACCGCTACAGCGGCCAGAGCGATCTGATCATAGGTACGCCTATGGCCGGTCGTGAGCATTCTGACCTTGAGGACCAGATCGGTTTCTATGTGAATACGGTAGCACTACGGAGCCGTTTTTCGGGTTCGGATAGTTTTCTTGAACTGGTTGACCATGTCCGTGGGTAA